From the genome of Scleropages formosus chromosome 22, fSclFor1.1, whole genome shotgun sequence:
agaaaagcaaaataaaaaaatatctttttatatttaatatttttgtggtCTGCAAAACCAAGCACGATACAGAGTAATACATCAGTTTTGAATATGATATCTAAATTTCATAAGAATTTTGAATCCATATAAGATGTTAGTATGAGTCAGGGTTGTTTTCCTGAAACACTTCTGAACAGAGTCTGGACTAATGCCATCTTACCTAAAATTTAGGAAATATGACTGGTAAAACAGCTAGATACATATcatgctgaagccacttgtcctgagcagggttgtggtgaactagagccaaacctggcaacacagggcacaaggctggaggggacatgccccaggcagggcaccagtccatctcaaggcaccctaagcaggacttgaaccccagacccactgcaccaccacatcccccaaaAGATGGCACATGGTTgataaaaacaaagcattttgatAAGCGCTtatcttttgtcattttgtgatCTGTGAGataccttttttaatttttttctggtaaaaaaaaagaaatccactGAAACATGACATCACATGAACCTGTTCCATTGAAGGAATTCACATATAGACAATATAATGAAATCAGTCGTATCTAAAAGCCCCAGAAGGAAATGGTAAGCTATATTTTCTCACGCTTAGTTAGTGAaaacaaatattctgtggactttTCCCAAAAAGGCCACAGAACGGTGCGAAAGCAGCAGCGGTATGAGAAGCGGTCAAGTCGGCGCGCCTGCGCATTAGCCGTCGTGTCTGCGGGAGACGCCCCCTAGTGGAGGCCGCTCTCACTCGCTTTCGGTTTCGTTTCTGCTCCCCACACGTCTCGTCgctgctgtacacacacacgggtAAGGAGCACGTCCAGCGCTCTCGGCCCTTTTGGTCCAGAACATTACTATATTACTGTGTTCTTTTCCAAACATTTACCGTTATGCGAAACGTCCGTATTTGCATGTCATGTTGTGGGATTTTATGCGCTGGGCTGTTTGTCCCACTGCCTGTGTCTGCCTGCCTAAGCCTTACTCGGagtattatattattattattcttggaGTTTCACTACAAAGTCGAGCAAATGATagtatgtatatactgtattgtatattaaattaaatatgcgCATTTCCATTATTCCCTGTATACTTATACTGTGCTAATAATCATGATGTAGCCAACTGCAAGACCTTCCAAAACTGGCCTCGAGCGCTGAATAAAAACCTTCAATAaagaaattatataatttatttgtatCATGTCAGATGTCGACTTTGTAATTACAGATtcgtgtttttttccatttcatgtgtaagtaatacagtaaaagcagtgttgttgtttgttgtcgTGCTGGTTAGATACTTTACCCTTCCAGTAAAACgaaagtgaaatgttttcactttactgCTTCATGACTGAGTTATTTTGAGAcgttttctaaaaaaaaaagaagaaaaaacaatgcaatgGCGTATAAGACAGCAGTGTTGACTACTAAGCCACATCTTTCTATTAATATGAATAGcacaatatttaaaactgcatatctaatatttcaaatattaaaaatgtctaCAACACAATTGAAGGACTGCCTTCCCTCACGTCATCTTATGTCTTATGTACGTTATAATTATTACTTCTTCCTTCTCCTGAATCCTTTCTTTCTCCAAGGCTGCACTATTTGCACTTATCAATCCATTCATGAAGCAGGATTTTccttctgcagcaattcagggtaagtgccttactcaaTGCTACTACAACAggacgtgggatttgaacctgggtccttctgaTTACTCTAACCACCATTAGAAACGTCATATTTTCTGTATCATTTCTCTTTTGAAGTTTCTCAGAAACGCGCTTGAGAAGTAACAAGAGCGCAACATGGCAACATCGAGTTCAAATGAGGAAACTGAGCAGATGGAGATGGATGGGGTAAGAACTGAGCACTGAACAGTGACTGTATCAAAAACATTGGGATGGACTGTCACACAATGCCTTGTTTTCTTCTGAGTGTGTCTGAAGCTTTGGGTAACATTTTCTCATGGTAGATAATCCAATGGGAAAAAACTGCTCAAACCTTGTTTATCCAatggcaaaaagaaaatgaaaaaagaatgccTTACATCAGATTTTGCTGTGGtttgtttcataaaatttttACTGTGGAACAGGAAACATAGCAAGGCACTGCAATAATGATAGCACAGCAAATTGGTCAATATGACATGAGTAAAGGTCATAGGAAGGCAACTGAATTTCATTTGGtaacaaaaaaagtaatttagttGGTTAAGATTCTTTTAACAAAAGAATGAAAGTCCAGAATGATTGGCACATAAAAGCATATTATTGTTAATCCAGAGTCTGTCAATCTAATCTAACAGCAGAGGAGATCTGAAAGCAGATACAGGTTTGTGATcaccatttgcatttattcatttagttgatgcttttctctgaagtaatTTACCATGGTGAGCTGCCTATAATTATtccctatttatacaactgggtaatttttagtggagcaatttagggtaagtactttgctcaagggtactactgctgtAGGTGAgtttcaaacctacaacctacAGGTTTGAAGGCAACATCTCTAACCACAACATTATCAGCTGCCCAATGGATGTGATCAGACTTGACATTCAAACTCTTATTTCTTCATCAGCCTGCTGAAGacagagaaatgaaacaaactcaAGAGCATTCAGAAGAAGCAGGACAGTTGGGAAATGAGGTGAGGTTGGGCTGTCACATAACTCTTCTCATGGTTGTTGGTATCCAAATTGGCTACTTATCAACAGAAGGAATATTTAGATTTTCACCCAGGGCAGTCTGAGAGAAAGACATGGTGGCAGAGGCAGCAGAAAAGAGTGAATGTGTCAGAGATCTTATTATtaacaaaaaggaaaaggaagtcCTTATGTAACGGTCAAACATCAGGTTGACGGTAAATTTAACATCAAATTTCACCATATGTTTTACAGAACCTTTATCTGAGTAAGGATGAATTCAGGGGTGCAAAGACACCTACAGTGCCCCTTGGCAGTGAAAGAATCCGTGTTGATGTCGAATGGCCTGATGAAGAAATGCCCAAAAAGTGGCAAACATTATTAGAGAAGGCGCTACAAACAATGTTcaataaaactttcaaaaataatgttgATGTGAAGATGCTAAAGATAATGGAGAACAAGCGTTCTGCAGAGGTGGAGATTACACTTGCTTCAggtaaaaaaacatgtttttgttcattatgACCCTAAAACTAAATATATTCTACCATTTTTGActcaggtggcacagcagataggAGTGctgcctcatagtgcctgggctgtttgggcataagtttgaatccatctcagtctgcgtggagtttacTTATCCTCCCATGTATGCGTGGGTctcctccacagtccaaagatgtgtttcagatgaattggtaactctgtactgtatgaatgtgtgttagtgtgtttaTCTCAactacaatggactggtatcacatccagggtgtacccatcCTAGTCTAGCGTGCAGTGACTCCAACATAGGCTCTGGCAACTTTGACCCTCACAAGGGCAAATgattagtgagtgagtgactttTACTCTGCAGACTTTGTTCATTAATGCATATTTGTTTCACTGGGatttgtttgttctttcttttacatATCTGTAAAAACATGTAGTAAATACTGTTTCACCCCTTTAGCATTAGAAGAGCTGCTGGAgttaaaaacagcagagctggTGTTCAAGGACTTGAACAAGACTGTGAGGGTACATTTTTCCCAGATAATAAATACACCAGCTGACCCACCAAAAATCCCATCATCTGAAAGATGCCAGGTGTGTatgcttttccttttatttttgccACCTCtactaaatattttatcattccTTTATAAATATACTGTCCTTATTCAAACTGAACTGTCAGTGTAATGTTGAAGAAAGACAGGCTGGACACTGTACAGAGACACAGATAAAGTaataatgttgtgttttttcccaCAGAAAAATATTCCTCTCATTTCGAAAACGTTGGAGGTGGACCTTCCAGAACCCAATGAACCCTTATCTGAGACAGCAAATAAGCAAAATTGCCCAAAACTGAATACAGCTAATCTGAACTCTAGACCTGGCCAAGAAGAACATAATTTACTTTCCCTGCCTCCGTTTTACTACTTTTATGTGATGAAGGCCTGTGGAAAAGAAATTGAAGAAATCCAGAATAGGTTTGGagtaagatttgaacccatggtGTCAATATCAGTTAGTGCAGCAGATCAGAAAGAAAACGGTACAGTTGAAAAAGCCCTTGGTGAGTTTACTGAGCTTGTCCAGAAGCGTTTTCCCATCAGTGAAATCATCCTCGATCCAGAATGCATAGGAGAAGTGTTAAAAGAGGTCCAGATGAAAAACTCCACACTTCAGCTGACTGTGTCGGCACAGGGTTGCCAGCTGAGTGGTCCCAAAGAAACCATAGACAGATTTCAGAGATTAGCACAAATGCAGTCTAATATTCCATCTACATATAATCAGAGATCACAAGCTGGGCTGTCTGAGACCTTGTTTATTGATGCTAATCGAGACCCTCTAGCACGAGGAGTTGACATGCTTCATGTTCACTGGGAGTTCAtccagcatgtgtttggagagAAAGTGGAAGCAATCCAAAATAAATTTGGGGTGGTTTTTACGGAAAATCATTCCTCTGAAAAGATAACAGTACGGGCTTCCTCACGTCGAGGGCAGGGTCCCTCTTTGGTGTTCCATGCCCATCAGGCACTGGTTGATCTCTATCAAAAAATAGCCACTTCTTTAATTAGCTGCACCTTAAAAAACCCAAATCAGGAACAGACTGTCAAAGACGTCTATGAAAACATCTCTCATCCTAATGTAGCAGCAGGAATGCTAAACGGACTCTGGAGGCTGATTGGTCTACAGGAGGATTTAGGTCCTGTAGTGAAGAAGATTGAAGAACAATTGGGTGGACCAGTCTTCAATGAAGAAGACAAGCGTCGGTTGGCACACTCTGGAGACATAGCCAGCAAAGACAGAGGGGCCACTAGGAGTCAAGCAACTGTGACCAAAGAGGAAAACTGTCCAATATGCATGGACACGTTCACAAAGAAGACACGGTTAAGTTGCAACCATGATTTCTGTGAGGAATGCCTAGAACAGTCAGTGAAGTCAATGGGGCCCCAGTGTCCGGTGTGTAAGAAGATATTTGGAGTGATAAAGGGAGACCAGCCTCCTGGAAAAATGACATGCCGTCGTACTGCCAACCCTCTTCCAGGATTTTATAACTGTGGCACAATTGAAATTACTTATTGTATTTACAGTGGAATTCAGTCGGTAAGAAGTTTGGACTTTTCCTTATTGAGGTTCTCTTTCTTGTGGTTTCACTTCACTGCCTCCTTAAAAATCAACTCTCAAAATCTGGTTTTACATTGTTAAAATGAGAACCTGTGCCATTTCCCTTTGAATTTGTTTTAGCAACTTGGGGAAAAAGGTGATATTAGGTAACTTGTTCCTAAACATATACAAGCAAATAATTACAACTACGAGGTCAAGTTTTTACACTGACTATACTTTAAAGTGTCTTGAGTTATTACTGAAATTTTGACTTCAGAAAGAACATCCAAATCCTGGGAAGGCATTCTCTGGAGTGAACCGGTCAGCATATTTGCCAGACAACAAAGAGGGAAATGAAGTTTTGGAGCTGCTGAAGAGGGCTTTTGACCAGAAACTGATCTTCACCGTGGGTGTATCCAGGACCACTGGACTCTCAGACACAGTCACCTGGAACGACATTCACCACAAGACTAATATGACAGGAGGACCCTTGTGGTATTAGCTCTTTATGAAATTTCATTAGTGCCATAGAACATATGCATTAGTTGAGCAACCAATCTGTTTTGAATCTCAGTTCTTATGTtcaactttgtgtgtgtttgatggaAATGGAGAGTGTATTATGGCCTTTTTATTGTTCTTCATTTATGGTTCAGTGTTTGGCTATAGCCTTTGTTCATTCCACTAACATCTTGTTTTGCTTTCCGCCAGCTTTGGATACCCAGACCCTGACTATCTGAAGAGAGTCAAGGAGGAACTTAAGGCCAAAGGCATTGAGTGAAAAGCCATTGAGATGTTCCAGTAACCAGTTTCATACAGACACATACTCGAAtgacaaaacaaatgtaaagtgGATCTGTTTGCCAAAAGAAAGAATTAATAttattgaaacattttgttgctgaaatgcagagTGTAATGGAAAAAGGGACTTTTATGTATAATCCTAAAGTTGTCATTACTTTTGAGTGTTTGGTATTTGGGGAAGTTAGTCAGAATGATCATTTGTGAGTTTCATTCAGGGTTACAACTGGATGAGTAGATTGTTTTGTCAAGTTCGTTAATCCTATGTCAAGCTTGGACAATGAAGGTTTGTATATTTTCAATAAAGCAATGCTATGAAATTataactgcagtgtgtgtaaaatcaCAGCGCAATGGattggtatcccatccagggtataccctcaCTACCCTAGTGCTATGCTTCTGGGATCAGTTCTGCACTACTGTGGCCCTGCCTTGGGCAAGTGGTTAATGGCAGTGAGGTAGTGTAAAATCtacaaattatttcattttgtacagCACCGTCTCCCTTCCCAACAGGTTGCTTCAGAGGCTTCCACAGACAACAGTAATGCAAAAaaggcacagacacacaaaaaggaCACACGGGTGAACACGAACGTGACAAAAAAGCTGGAATGCTATaggggagaggaagaaaaaatgataaaggggaaaaaaagtggctGCTCAACCCTCCTGaacatagatttttttcataattgcaTACTATTACATGAGTATTTTATGAAGTCATTAGCAGGTGGTCTGAATGCACCCTGTTTACTTACACACACTTACTAAAGCTGCTGGTCCCAagggggttgcagcaaaccagaacctaacctggcaactcagggcataaggccggagggggaggggacacacccaggacaggatgccagtcaatcgcaaggcaccccaagcaggacttgaaccccagacccaccggagagcaggacccagccaaacccactgtgccaccatggcctCTAGAACCATACTATATAGTATGACATGTGAGTACCAAGCAGGCGGAGGCgcatgtgtgtggagggggtgaCCCCGATGTGTCCGTACCACAATGTTTGCGTATAACTTTGTGTGTAACTACCGCTAATATTTCGCTCGTCTGTCTCCAACACCTGACGAGCTGTTTTTGTCCTGCGTGAACTATTAGGACTCGAAATAAGGCACCCCGTAATAAACTCTGTGAGTTGAGGGGGTTGTCGGTTCACGTCACTACTACGTTCACAAGCGTTATTTGGGCACGAAAATCCTTTATGCCCcctatttttgcacatttcggTGTGGCTTGTGTAAAAATGATGGCGCGTTAGCGTACCGCATATGAGAAGCGAACAGAGCGCGCTGTAGCTGCTCCGATAAACTGATAAACTGCCGCCACAAGATGGCGGTGTCGTGCGGCCTTGCACACAGAGACGGAGTTGAGGCGTGATGGAGAAGCTGCTACATCAATTGTGAGAGGCGGCGGCTCTCCGAGTTGCCAGTGGAGTTTTGTGCGGCTTTAATACGTTCGCATTGTGAGCCTTCTGGAAGTTTGGGGTAAAATACGGACTTTGTGGGACAATGCTTTCGTCGGAGCAACAATTTATTCCAGAAAATGGACGAACcggacaggcagcagcagaagaagatATTtcttcagaataaacaaaaaacaaagttgtCTCATCACGTAAATGCTTTCAATACAAATACGAGCTCACGGCTACTGGTTACGAATGAAGTTATTAGGGCTCTGATGACACTTTTATGTGAtgtaaaaaaagtttctttaatttttacaacACATTTCTTTCGCTCGTCTCCAGTTTGTCCGCGGAACGTGAGGAAGAAGACGAGCGGCTCCGCGTTGACGGACATTCCGTGGAGAGATGGGCAACGTGGAAGGTGTGGAAGAGCAGGCGCACGCGGAGGCGGACGCGAAGGCTCGCGCGCTGCCGCTCAGGGTGCCGATGCCGGAGAGCGGGGAGCTCGAGGAGCGCTTTGCGCTCGTGCTGGTGAGCGCGGCCGTCGCCGGCAGCCTTGCGCTCGGAGCGCGCGACGCGCAGCTGTCAGTAACGGCCGCCGCGCGGGGGGTCCGGTCAGAATCAGTCGCGTAACCGGATCGAAAGGGCAGCCTGCGCCACAAGTGTTTGGCGTTGTGGTAAAATTATTTCTACACAAATCTCAGCGATACACGCGTCGCTCGAAGGGTGGAACTGACGTTACTATCACGAAGGAAAAGCCCCGGCCGTACTGCTCAAGCAGATGTCATCTAATTATGACCAGTAGTACGGGGACTTTTCCTGATTCTCAACGTTGTCAATGGTCGCCACAAAAATGATGAttctggaaaagaaaataaaatgcgGAGGAGTGCAGGACGCCACCTTGTTTGTTATATAAGCTCCAGTTCTGCGCTCCTCTCCTGTccagagcacaaacacactACCACGTCGCGTAGACTAACTTCAGTAGTGTGTTCTGTCCAGAGAAGATGGTTGATTCACAGAGGTGTGGCCCGTTGCAGAGGTACATCCCGGTATTGCGTGCTCTGTTTGAAGGGATTGTTCTCGCACGGGTGCGCTGTTTTTGGACGGGGGAGagaacgccccccccccgcttcaTGTGAGCTTAGctattagggttagggttacaggtacggttagggttggagctagggatagggtgagagctagggttagggttggagctatgGGAAGGGTTACAGGTAGGGTTAGAGTTGGAGCAAGGAGGGTGGTGAGTAAAGAGAAGTCGTCCAGTACTgctctgcagtgatttttttttttttttttttttttaactttgcagAGTGTGAAGAAAGTCCTTACTACTGTAACCAGGGTTTGGTTCTCGATCTCTAGCTGTTCACCTTTCCGTGTTTGTCATTTACTGTCTTTTTGGGGAGGGGAAGATCAGCTCAGCCATACTCTAAAGTGCTGATGGGATCTCTTAAATTTGCTGCAACTGATTACTTCTGTTTGATAATGTATCATAATACTGTAAACTGTCTGTTTAAACACTTCGGACACAACTGCAAAAGAGTAATTATTTGCTTGCAAATTTATTTCGTTGCCATCCAGTCTAGGAATCTAAATATAAATTGAGATGTATTTCTGGTGTGTTTCACATTATTGTGACAGTTTTACGGTCCTATTTAGTAATTATTGAAAAGGAGGATGTCTTTCCATTAAATGTCAATCATATTGGCACAAATATGTAAAGATGGCAGCTGGCTGTGGTGAAGTGCTCCTGTCTTTCTTCTCCTCATATACACAGCCTTGACCAGCATCGCTTGTGTTGGTCTTTCCTGTGTAGTTAATGTGTGGAGAGATGCTTCCAGCCTCTCTTGGTGTTAAATTGGCTCAGATGCCAGTGATAAAATGTTGACTTCCATCTGACTTGTATGCGACAGGTACAAGTCTCTATCTTCTAAACTTCCATGATCAGTGTCCCAATGAACAAGCACAGATTTGTTTGCCGCAGTTGAAAACAGCTG
Proteins encoded in this window:
- the dtx3lb.2 gene encoding E3 ubiquitin-protein ligase DTX3L, giving the protein MATSSSNEETEQMEMDGPAEDREMKQTQEHSEEAGQLGNENLYLSKDEFRGAKTPTVPLGSERIRVDVEWPDEEMPKKWQTLLEKALQTMFNKTFKNNVDVKMLKIMENKRSAEVEITLASALEELLELKTAELVFKDLNKTVRVHFSQIINTPADPPKIPSSERCQKNIPLISKTLEVDLPEPNEPLSETANKQNCPKLNTANLNSRPGQEEHNLLSLPPFYYFYVMKACGKEIEEIQNRFGVRFEPMVSISVSAADQKENGTVEKALGEFTELVQKRFPISEIILDPECIGEVLKEVQMKNSTLQLTVSAQGCQLSGPKETIDRFQRLAQMQSNIPSTYNQRSQAGLSETLFIDANRDPLARGVDMLHVHWEFIQHVFGEKVEAIQNKFGVVFTENHSSEKITVRASSRRGQGPSLVFHAHQALVDLYQKIATSLISCTLKNPNQEQTVKDVYENISHPNVAAGMLNGLWRLIGLQEDLGPVVKKIEEQLGGPVFNEEDKRRLAHSGDIASKDRGATRSQATVTKEENCPICMDTFTKKTRLSCNHDFCEECLEQSVKSMGPQCPVCKKIFGVIKGDQPPGKMTCRRTANPLPGFYNCGTIEITYCIYSGIQSKEHPNPGKAFSGVNRSAYLPDNKEGNEVLELLKRAFDQKLIFTVGVSRTTGLSDTVTWNDIHHKTNMTGGPLCFGYPDPDYLKRVKEELKAKGIE